One window of Agromyces rhizosphaerae genomic DNA carries:
- the lexA gene encoding transcriptional repressor LexA: MDTENGTERRATRRRKSLSAKQLQILDVIQRSVSTRGYPPSMREIGDAVGLSSLSSVAHQLSQLELSGYLRRDPNRPRALEVLIETPSQTESADETGSAGASGAPAPVGDAAMVPLVGRIAAGVPITADQQIEEVFPLPRQLVGKGELFILKVVGDSMIDAAICDGDWVVVRRQQEAENGEIVAAMLDGEATVKVFRQRDGHTWLLPRNSAFEPIIGDYAEVLGKVVAVLRTV; encoded by the coding sequence GTGGACACCGAGAACGGAACAGAGCGCAGGGCGACCCGGCGACGCAAGAGCCTCAGCGCCAAGCAGCTGCAGATCCTCGACGTGATCCAGCGGTCGGTGTCGACCCGCGGGTACCCGCCGAGCATGCGCGAGATCGGCGACGCGGTCGGGCTCTCGTCGCTGTCGAGCGTCGCCCACCAGCTCAGCCAGCTCGAGCTGAGCGGCTACCTTCGCCGCGACCCGAACCGCCCCCGCGCGCTCGAGGTGCTGATCGAGACGCCCTCGCAGACCGAGTCCGCCGACGAGACCGGCTCGGCGGGCGCATCGGGCGCACCGGCCCCGGTCGGCGACGCGGCGATGGTGCCGCTCGTCGGGCGCATCGCCGCGGGCGTGCCGATCACCGCCGACCAGCAGATCGAGGAGGTGTTCCCGCTCCCCCGCCAGCTCGTGGGCAAGGGCGAGCTGTTCATCCTCAAGGTCGTCGGCGACTCCATGATCGACGCGGCCATCTGCGACGGCGACTGGGTCGTCGTGCGTCGCCAGCAGGAGGCCGAGAACGGCGAGATCGTCGCCGCGATGCTCGACGGCGAGGCCACGGTGAAGGTCTTCCGCCAGCGCGACGGCCACACCTGGCTGCTCCCCCGCAACAGCGCCTTCGAGCCGATCATCGGCGACTACGCCGAGGTGCTCGGCAAGGTCGTCGCCGTGCTCCGCACCGTCTGA
- a CDS encoding methylenetetrahydrofolate reductase, which translates to MSETGRMRTHDGAAVRRVPVSFELFPPRSDAAAIALGRTIDKLAEADPAFISVTFGAGGSSRDRSLTVLRYILDQTTVEPMAHLTCVGSSHAEANRLVREFLDAGITSFLALRGDPPAGAEEGDGLGDLGSSAELVQLIHRVQQEREPFAQLGVPGAPRARRIEDRPRPERVAVATFPTGHPRSANRRQDVDALLAKEVAGANLAITQLFWHADDYLGFVELAREGGVTIPILPGIMPVVSPRRLARLTELTGVPAPDDLAIALEVEPDEAAQREIGMRFAAGLARAVIDGGAPGLHLYTFNRHEAVLGVLAELGLYPPRAARPTSLTEHA; encoded by the coding sequence ATGTCCGAGACCGGCCGAATGCGCACGCACGACGGCGCCGCCGTGCGGCGCGTGCCCGTGTCGTTCGAGCTGTTCCCGCCCCGGTCGGATGCGGCGGCCATCGCCCTCGGCCGCACCATCGACAAGCTCGCCGAGGCCGACCCCGCGTTCATCTCGGTGACGTTCGGCGCGGGCGGCTCGTCGCGCGACCGCTCCCTCACGGTGCTGCGGTACATCCTCGACCAGACCACGGTCGAGCCCATGGCGCACCTCACCTGCGTAGGTTCCTCGCACGCCGAGGCGAACCGGCTGGTGCGCGAATTCCTCGACGCGGGCATCACGAGCTTCCTCGCGCTGCGCGGCGACCCGCCGGCGGGCGCGGAGGAGGGCGACGGGCTCGGCGACCTCGGGTCGTCGGCCGAGCTCGTGCAGCTCATCCACCGGGTGCAGCAGGAGCGCGAGCCGTTCGCGCAGCTCGGCGTGCCGGGTGCGCCCAGGGCGCGGCGCATCGAGGACCGCCCGCGCCCCGAGCGCGTCGCGGTCGCCACGTTCCCCACGGGGCATCCGCGCTCGGCCAATCGCCGGCAGGACGTCGACGCCCTCCTCGCGAAGGAGGTCGCGGGCGCGAACCTCGCGATCACCCAGCTCTTCTGGCACGCCGACGACTACCTCGGGTTCGTCGAGCTCGCACGCGAGGGCGGCGTGACCATCCCGATCCTGCCCGGCATCATGCCGGTCGTCTCGCCGAGGCGGCTCGCGCGGCTCACCGAGCTGACCGGCGTGCCGGCGCCCGACGACCTCGCGATCGCGCTCGAGGTCGAGCCCGACGAGGCGGCGCAGCGCGAGATCGGCATGCGGTTCGCCGCAGGCCTCGCCCGCGCCGTGATCGACGGCGGCGCGCCCGGCCTCCACCTCTACACCTTCAACCGCCACGAGGCCGTGCTGGGCGTGCTCGCCGAGCTCGGCCTCTACCCACCCCGGGCCGCCCGGCCCACGTCACTCACGGAGCACGCATGA
- the hflX gene encoding GTPase HflX, translated as MDRTEERLTAEDDAVERVLAHGDAHARGFSLFDGRAGALQAHETATDAPGGDAYDGDQFDREDRAALRRVVGLSTELEDVTEVEYRQLRLENVVLIGVHPQGGLRDAENSLRELSALAETAGARVLDGLLQRRPHPDPSTYLGRGKAEELRMIVQSLGADTVIADTELAPSQRRALEDVVKVKVIDRTAVILDIFSQHAKSREGKAQVELAQLEYLLPRLRGWGESMSRQAGGQVGGAGAGMGSRGPGETKIELDRRRIHTRMSRLRKQIAAMKPAREAKRANRRRNAVPSVAIAGYTNAGKSSLVNRITGAGVLVENALFATLDATVRRNQTPDGRLYTIADTVGFVRNLPHQLVEAFRSTLEEVGDSDLIVHVVDASHPDPASQLATVRDVIGELGAREIPELVVFNKSDLIDDEERLVLRGLEPDAVFASARTGAGIPELLQAIADRIPDPSVEVDLLVPYDRGDIVSTLHEAGRVLEVDYRDEGTHVRALANPELAAQLAQYAVRPAASVAE; from the coding sequence ATGGATCGTACCGAGGAACGGCTGACCGCCGAAGACGACGCCGTGGAGCGAGTGCTCGCCCACGGCGATGCGCACGCGCGCGGATTCAGCCTGTTCGACGGTCGCGCCGGGGCGCTCCAGGCGCATGAGACGGCGACGGATGCCCCGGGCGGCGACGCCTACGACGGCGACCAGTTCGACCGTGAGGACCGCGCAGCGCTCCGGCGCGTGGTGGGCCTGTCGACCGAACTCGAGGACGTCACCGAGGTCGAGTACCGGCAGCTGCGCCTCGAGAACGTGGTGCTCATCGGCGTGCACCCGCAGGGCGGGCTGCGCGACGCGGAGAACTCGCTGCGCGAGCTCTCGGCACTCGCCGAGACGGCCGGCGCCCGAGTGCTCGACGGGCTGCTCCAGCGGCGGCCGCATCCCGATCCCTCCACCTACCTGGGCCGCGGAAAGGCCGAGGAGCTGCGCATGATCGTGCAGTCCCTCGGTGCCGACACGGTCATCGCCGACACCGAGCTCGCCCCGAGCCAGCGTCGTGCGCTGGAGGACGTGGTGAAGGTCAAGGTCATCGACCGCACCGCCGTGATCCTCGACATCTTCAGCCAGCACGCGAAGAGCCGCGAGGGCAAGGCGCAGGTCGAGCTCGCGCAGCTCGAGTACCTCCTTCCGCGACTGCGCGGCTGGGGTGAGTCCATGTCCCGCCAGGCCGGTGGCCAGGTGGGCGGCGCGGGCGCCGGCATGGGCTCCCGCGGACCCGGTGAGACGAAGATCGAGCTCGACCGTCGTCGCATCCACACTCGCATGTCCCGCCTGCGCAAGCAGATCGCGGCGATGAAGCCCGCCCGCGAGGCCAAGCGCGCGAACCGCCGCCGCAACGCGGTGCCGTCGGTCGCGATCGCCGGGTACACGAACGCCGGCAAGTCGAGCCTCGTCAACCGCATCACGGGCGCGGGCGTGCTCGTCGAGAACGCCCTGTTCGCGACCCTCGACGCGACCGTGCGCCGTAACCAGACCCCCGACGGCCGGCTCTACACGATCGCCGACACGGTCGGCTTCGTGCGCAACCTGCCGCACCAGCTCGTCGAGGCGTTCCGCTCGACGCTCGAGGAGGTCGGCGACTCCGACCTGATCGTGCACGTCGTCGACGCGTCGCACCCCGACCCGGCGAGCCAGCTCGCCACGGTGCGCGACGTCATCGGCGAGCTCGGCGCCCGCGAGATCCCCGAGCTCGTGGTCTTCAACAAGTCCGACCTGATCGACGACGAGGAGCGCCTCGTGCTCCGCGGCCTCGAGCCCGACGCGGTCTTCGCCTCGGCGCGCACCGGCGCGGGCATCCCCGAGCTGCTGCAGGCCATCGCCGACCGCATCCCCGACCCGTCGGTCGAGGTCGACCTGCTCGTGCCGTACGACCGCGGCGACATCGTCTCGACGCTGCACGAGGCCGGTCGCGTGCTCGAGGTCGACTACCGCGACGAGGGCACGCACGTGCGTGCGCTGGCCAACCCCGAGCTCGCCGCGCAGCTCGCGCAGTACGCGGTGCGCCCCGCGGCATCCGTCGCCGAGTAG
- a CDS encoding class I SAM-dependent methyltransferase, whose product MASDHYFSSQPASSGALRPLQVRLAGRDVTLTTASGIFSPDRIDQGTRVLLANAPEPPPGGALLDIGCGWGPIALTLGLESPHADVWAVDVNERALDLVRRNAAALGLPQVNASLPDDVPEGLQFRSIWSNPPIRIGKQELHALLLRWLPRLEPGGDAWLVVQRNLGSDSLQRWLQGELPDDFDVTREAISKGFRVLRVRRAG is encoded by the coding sequence ATGGCGTCGGACCACTACTTCTCGTCGCAGCCCGCCAGCTCCGGCGCCCTCCGGCCCCTGCAGGTGCGACTCGCCGGTCGCGATGTCACGCTGACCACCGCATCCGGCATCTTCAGCCCCGACCGCATCGACCAGGGCACCCGGGTGCTGCTGGCCAACGCACCCGAGCCGCCCCCCGGCGGTGCGCTGCTCGACATCGGCTGCGGCTGGGGGCCGATCGCGCTGACGCTCGGCCTCGAGTCGCCGCACGCCGACGTCTGGGCGGTCGACGTGAACGAGCGGGCCCTCGACCTCGTGCGCCGCAACGCCGCCGCGCTCGGCCTGCCTCAGGTCAACGCGTCGCTGCCCGACGATGTTCCCGAGGGGCTGCAGTTCCGCAGCATCTGGTCGAACCCGCCCATCCGCATCGGCAAGCAGGAGCTGCACGCGCTCCTGCTGCGCTGGCTGCCGCGTCTCGAGCCGGGCGGCGACGCCTGGCTCGTCGTGCAGCGCAACCTCGGCTCGGACTCACTGCAACGCTGGTTGCAGGGGGAACTCCCCGACGACTTCGACGTGACGCGCGAGGCGATCAGCAAGGGATTCCGAGTGCTGCGGGTGCGCCGAGCGGGCTGA
- the dapF gene encoding diaminopimelate epimerase, whose translation MPFDLPFTKGQGTGNDFVLVSDPDGELDLTPERVRAMCERRFGVGGDGVIRAVRSRAIDEGAAALAEEPDAEWFMDYRNADGSIAEMCGNGIRVFARYLLEQGLAVLEPGSTLPIGTRTGVHDVMASATGFQADLGRWRLEGGEPLVRAKELPVARPGLGVDVGNPHVVVAVADDEELESIDLSFVPVLEPAPEAGANVEFVVPGEPLVVDGVGRIRMRVHERGSGETLSCGTGAVAAALAVRHWAGEGAPNEWRVQVPGGILGVRMFPAEDGEHVALAGPAELVFDGVLTVE comes from the coding sequence ATGCCGTTCGATCTGCCGTTCACCAAGGGCCAGGGCACGGGCAACGACTTCGTGCTCGTCTCCGATCCCGATGGGGAGCTCGACCTCACGCCCGAGCGCGTGCGCGCGATGTGCGAACGCCGGTTCGGCGTCGGCGGCGACGGCGTCATCCGCGCGGTGCGGTCGCGCGCGATCGACGAGGGCGCCGCCGCGCTCGCGGAGGAGCCCGACGCAGAGTGGTTCATGGACTACCGCAACGCCGACGGCTCGATCGCCGAGATGTGCGGCAACGGCATCCGCGTCTTCGCCCGCTACCTGCTCGAGCAGGGCCTCGCGGTGCTCGAGCCCGGCAGCACGCTGCCGATCGGCACGCGCACCGGCGTGCACGACGTGATGGCGAGCGCCACCGGGTTCCAGGCCGACCTCGGCCGCTGGCGCCTCGAGGGCGGCGAGCCGCTCGTGCGCGCCAAGGAGCTGCCGGTCGCGCGCCCCGGCCTCGGCGTCGACGTGGGCAACCCGCACGTGGTCGTCGCGGTCGCCGACGACGAGGAGCTCGAGTCGATCGACCTGTCGTTCGTGCCGGTGCTGGAGCCCGCGCCCGAGGCGGGCGCGAACGTCGAGTTCGTCGTGCCGGGGGAGCCGCTCGTGGTCGACGGCGTCGGGCGCATCCGCATGCGCGTGCACGAGCGCGGGTCGGGGGAGACGCTCTCCTGCGGCACGGGCGCGGTCGCCGCGGCGCTCGCGGTGCGCCACTGGGCGGGCGAGGGCGCGCCGAACGAGTGGCGCGTGCAGGTGCCCGGCGGCATCCTCGGCGTGCGCATGTTCCCGGCCGAGGACGGCGAGCACGTGGCGCTCGCGGGCCCGGCCGAGCTGGTGTTCGACGGCGTGCTGACGGTCGAGTAG
- the miaA gene encoding tRNA (adenosine(37)-N6)-dimethylallyltransferase MiaA encodes MTLIAVVGATGTGKSEFALDVADAIAARGGTAEIVNADAMQLYRGMDIGTAKLTVDERRGVPHHLLDVLDVTDEASVAAYQLEARAAISAIRERGAVPLLVGGSGLYVSAVLYEFEFPGTDAEVRARLEAELERDGRGALHRRLRELDAPTAEAVGPHNARRIVRALEVIEVTGEPAAARLPDEPVPWTQHETVRLHVDRDALVPRLDARVERMWRDGIVDEVRGLIPRGIERGVTASRAIGYAQAIAEVHERMPRADAIAETQALTRRYARRQVGWFRRYADATVIDATDADARAAQVRRLATLD; translated from the coding sequence GTGACCCTGATCGCGGTCGTCGGCGCGACCGGCACCGGCAAGAGCGAGTTCGCGCTCGACGTCGCAGACGCGATCGCCGCGCGCGGCGGCACCGCCGAGATCGTCAACGCCGACGCCATGCAGCTGTACCGCGGCATGGACATCGGCACCGCGAAGCTCACGGTCGACGAGCGCCGCGGCGTGCCGCACCACCTGCTCGACGTGCTCGACGTCACCGACGAGGCATCCGTCGCCGCCTACCAGCTCGAGGCGCGCGCCGCGATCTCCGCGATCCGCGAGCGCGGAGCCGTGCCGCTGCTCGTGGGCGGCTCCGGACTGTACGTGTCGGCCGTGCTCTACGAGTTCGAGTTCCCCGGCACCGACGCCGAGGTGCGTGCGCGGCTCGAGGCCGAGCTCGAGCGCGACGGCCGGGGCGCCCTGCACCGCCGCCTGCGCGAGCTCGACGCGCCCACGGCCGAGGCGGTGGGCCCGCACAACGCCCGCCGCATCGTGCGCGCGCTCGAGGTGATCGAGGTGACCGGCGAGCCCGCCGCCGCCCGGCTGCCCGACGAGCCCGTTCCGTGGACGCAGCACGAGACCGTGCGCCTCCACGTCGACCGAGACGCGCTCGTGCCCCGGCTCGACGCGCGCGTCGAGCGCATGTGGCGCGACGGGATCGTCGACGAGGTGCGCGGGCTCATCCCGCGGGGCATCGAGCGCGGGGTCACCGCGAGCCGAGCGATCGGCTACGCGCAGGCGATCGCAGAAGTGCACGAGCGGATGCCCCGGGCCGACGCCATCGCCGAGACCCAGGCGCTCACGCGGCGCTACGCCCGCCGCCAGGTCGGCTGGTTCCGCAGGTACGCCGACGCGACCGTGATCGACGCGACCGACGCCGACGCCAGGGCCGCGCAGGTGCGCCGCCTCGCGACCCTAGACTGA
- the miaB gene encoding tRNA (N6-isopentenyl adenosine(37)-C2)-methylthiotransferase MiaB produces the protein MTAPSSAPTLVAPSPAARDDAGRARTYEVRTFGCQMNVHDSERLSGSLEAAGYVPADGAEPDVVVINTCAVRENADNKLYGNLGHLAGVKRRHEGMQIAVGGCLAQKDTSTILEKAPWVDVVFGTHNMGALPRLLERARHNDEAQLEILDALETFPSTLPTKRDSSYSGWVSISVGCNNTCTFCIVPSLRGKEKDRRPGDILAEVQALVDDGAIEVTLLGQNVNSYGVEFGDRQAFGKLLRAAGRIDGLERIRFTSPHPAAFTDDVIDAMAETPNVMPQLHMPLQSGSDRILKAMRRSYRSERFLGILDKVRERIPHAAISTDIIVGFPGETEEDFQETLRVVEAARFASAFTFQYSIRPGTPAATMDDQVPKEVVQDRYDRLIALQERISLEENQAVVGREVELLVATGEGKKDAETRRMSGRAEDSRLVHFEVPDGSELPRPGDVVTVTVTHAAPFHLIADSPDGAPLRIRRTRAGDAWDRAQAESCGVPAAPGAASGGAVSLGLPTVRVVDETRTT, from the coding sequence ATGACCGCCCCGTCCTCCGCGCCGACGCTCGTCGCGCCATCCCCGGCCGCACGTGACGACGCCGGTCGCGCGCGCACGTACGAGGTGCGCACCTTCGGCTGCCAGATGAACGTGCACGACTCCGAGCGCCTGAGCGGCTCGCTCGAGGCCGCCGGCTACGTACCCGCCGACGGCGCCGAGCCCGACGTCGTCGTCATCAACACCTGCGCGGTGCGCGAGAACGCCGACAACAAGCTCTACGGCAACCTCGGCCACCTCGCCGGCGTCAAGCGCCGGCACGAGGGCATGCAGATCGCCGTCGGCGGCTGCCTCGCCCAGAAGGACACGAGCACCATCCTCGAGAAGGCGCCGTGGGTCGACGTGGTGTTCGGCACCCACAACATGGGCGCGCTGCCGCGCCTGCTCGAGCGCGCCCGGCACAACGACGAGGCGCAGCTCGAGATCCTCGACGCGCTCGAGACGTTCCCGTCGACGCTGCCGACGAAGCGCGACTCGAGCTACAGCGGCTGGGTGTCGATCTCGGTCGGCTGCAACAACACCTGCACCTTCTGCATCGTGCCGTCGCTGCGCGGCAAGGAGAAGGACCGCCGGCCCGGCGACATCCTCGCCGAGGTGCAGGCGCTCGTCGACGACGGGGCCATCGAGGTCACGCTGCTCGGCCAGAACGTGAACTCCTACGGCGTCGAGTTCGGCGACCGGCAGGCGTTCGGCAAGCTGCTGCGCGCCGCCGGGCGCATCGACGGCCTGGAGCGCATCCGCTTCACGAGCCCCCACCCGGCCGCGTTCACCGACGACGTGATCGACGCGATGGCGGAGACGCCCAACGTCATGCCGCAGCTGCACATGCCGCTGCAGTCGGGTTCCGACCGCATCCTCAAGGCCATGCGCCGGTCGTACCGCAGCGAGCGGTTCCTCGGCATCCTCGACAAGGTGCGCGAGCGCATCCCGCACGCGGCGATCAGCACCGACATCATCGTCGGCTTCCCCGGCGAGACCGAGGAGGACTTCCAGGAGACCCTGCGCGTGGTCGAGGCGGCGCGGTTCGCGTCGGCGTTCACGTTCCAGTACTCCATCCGTCCCGGCACGCCCGCCGCGACCATGGACGACCAGGTGCCGAAGGAGGTCGTGCAGGACCGCTACGACCGCCTCATCGCCCTGCAGGAGCGCATCAGCCTCGAGGAGAACCAGGCAGTCGTCGGCCGCGAGGTCGAGCTGCTCGTCGCCACCGGCGAGGGCAAGAAGGACGCCGAGACCCGCCGCATGTCGGGTCGCGCGGAAGACAGCCGGCTCGTGCACTTCGAGGTGCCGGACGGTTCCGAGCTCCCGCGCCCCGGCGACGTCGTCACCGTCACGGTCACGCACGCCGCGCCGTTCCACCTCATCGCCGACTCGCCCGACGGTGCGCCGCTGCGCATCCGTCGCACGCGCGCCGGCGACGCGTGGGACCGCGCGCAGGCCGAGAGCTGCGGCGTCCCGGCCGCCCCCGGCGCGGCATCCGGCGGCGCCGTCTCGCTCGGCCTGCCGACCGTGCGCGTGGTGGACGAGACCCGCACGACGTGA
- a CDS encoding ABC transporter permease has product MNVVRALVARNLRLFFRDRLNVFFSLLGAIILFGLYTLFLSNLQTGNLADDLPGATTQEVQAFVDSWMFAGIVLITTVTTGLGALVSLVDDGQSGRFRDFLVAPLQRGQLVLGYLIAAVLISLVLSGVVFVISLLYLGFLRGAWLPPDALLRSVGVIVLSCIAFTSFSALIVSFVHTSGAFSALATIVGTVLGFVAGAYLPMGLLPPGVASILSAMPFAQAGMLLRREFSDETLEVMTAGAPGAAEPLRLFFGLDLVVGDWAVPVGFVVAVMVAIAVACTALSAVRIRGRIR; this is encoded by the coding sequence GTGAACGTGGTCCGCGCGCTCGTCGCGCGCAACCTCAGGCTGTTCTTCCGCGACCGGCTGAACGTGTTCTTCTCGCTGCTGGGCGCGATCATCCTGTTCGGCCTCTACACGTTGTTCCTCAGCAACCTCCAGACCGGCAACCTGGCCGACGACCTCCCGGGTGCGACCACCCAGGAGGTGCAGGCCTTCGTCGACAGCTGGATGTTCGCCGGCATCGTGCTGATCACCACGGTGACCACCGGCCTGGGCGCGCTGGTCTCCCTCGTCGACGACGGGCAGTCGGGGCGCTTCCGCGACTTCCTCGTCGCGCCGCTGCAGCGTGGCCAGCTCGTGCTCGGCTACCTCATCGCGGCGGTGCTCATCTCCCTGGTGCTCTCGGGCGTCGTCTTCGTGATCTCGCTGCTGTACCTCGGCTTCCTCAGGGGCGCGTGGCTGCCCCCGGACGCGCTCCTGCGCAGCGTCGGCGTGATCGTGCTCTCCTGCATCGCATTCACCTCGTTCTCGGCGCTGATCGTGAGCTTCGTGCACACGAGCGGGGCGTTCTCCGCACTGGCGACGATCGTCGGCACGGTGCTCGGCTTCGTGGCGGGCGCCTACCTGCCGATGGGCCTTCTGCCCCCGGGCGTCGCGTCGATCCTCTCGGCGATGCCGTTCGCCCAGGCCGGCATGCTCCTGCGTCGCGAGTTCTCCGACGAGACCCTCGAGGTGATGACCGCGGGAGCCCCGGGTGCGGCGGAGCCGCTACGGCTCTTCTTCGGGCTCGACCTGGTCGTCGGGGACTGGGCGGTGCCCGTCGGGTTCGTCGTGGCAGTGATGGTGGCCATCGCCGTGGCGTGCACCGCGCTGTCCGCCGTGCGGATCCGGGGCCGCATCCGATGA
- a CDS encoding ABC transporter ATP-binding protein, translating to MSIHVANLTKRYRGVVAVDDISFSVDDGSVFAFVGTNGAGKSTTIGCVTTVLPFDEGEVSVLGHDVVTSGERVRESIGVVFQDSLQDPLLTTRENLRLRAVLSRVPQREVDARIDDVAALIGLGSFLDRRYGKLSGGQRRRADIARALLHEPEILFLDEPTAGLDPGSRAIVWDTLHELRERGSFTIFLTTHYLEETEEADRVCIVDDGRIVAEDTPERLRAAHSRSILTVETDDVDLLVSLARSVGAEPALEVGRVEIGVSGADVALDLLRRHGDHVRDFEFRHGSMDDVFLALTGREATAGVR from the coding sequence GTGTCGATCCACGTGGCGAACCTCACGAAGCGGTACCGCGGTGTCGTCGCCGTCGACGACATCTCGTTCTCGGTCGACGACGGGAGCGTGTTCGCGTTCGTCGGCACCAACGGCGCCGGGAAGTCGACCACCATCGGCTGCGTCACGACCGTGCTGCCGTTCGACGAGGGCGAGGTCTCCGTGCTCGGCCATGACGTGGTCACGTCGGGCGAGCGCGTCCGCGAGTCGATCGGCGTGGTCTTCCAGGACTCGCTGCAGGACCCGCTGCTGACCACGAGGGAGAACCTCAGACTTCGCGCCGTGCTGTCCCGGGTGCCGCAGCGCGAGGTCGACGCGCGCATCGACGACGTCGCGGCACTCATCGGGCTCGGGAGCTTCCTCGACCGCCGGTACGGCAAGCTGTCGGGCGGCCAGCGACGCCGCGCCGACATCGCCCGCGCCCTCCTCCACGAACCGGAGATCCTCTTTCTCGACGAGCCGACCGCCGGCCTCGATCCCGGCAGTCGCGCGATCGTCTGGGACACGCTCCACGAGCTTCGAGAACGGGGGAGCTTCACCATCTTCCTCACCACCCACTACCTCGAGGAGACCGAGGAGGCCGATCGCGTCTGCATCGTCGACGACGGTCGCATCGTCGCGGAGGACACCCCCGAGCGGCTGCGTGCGGCGCACAGCCGCAGCATCCTCACCGTCGAGACCGACGACGTCGACCTGCTCGTCAGCCTCGCGCGATCCGTCGGCGCGGAGCCCGCGCTCGAAGTCGGCCGGGTCGAGATCGGCGTCTCGGGAGCCGACGTCGCGCTCGACCTGCTGCGGCGCCACGGCGACCACGTGCGCGACTTCGAGTTCCGCCACGGCAGCATGGACGACGTCTTCCTCGCCCTCACCGGGCGCGAAGCGACGGCGGGGGTGCGGTGA
- a CDS encoding regulatory protein RecX codes for MTRSTRSGRSDRDDDAIAPVAYLPWVRPGQEAAPAEPSQVPASGSRSELWGAVPGSEMSDCERVEERLAATPAMDDDRVDRVVLARLRRSSLSVAEVRRLLREQDVPAEDVDAWIDRYERLGYLDDRSFADQLAASLVERKGYGAGAVLAELQRRGIEPGLARETVDALDGDDERSRAIELAAERARRMGSLDRMTAVRRLSGYLQRRGYSGDVVREAVDAALDGAHV; via the coding sequence ATGACCCGCTCGACGAGATCCGGCCGGAGCGATCGCGACGACGACGCGATCGCCCCGGTCGCCTACCTGCCGTGGGTGCGGCCGGGGCAGGAAGCGGCGCCCGCCGAGCCCTCGCAGGTCCCTGCGTCCGGGTCGCGGAGCGAGCTGTGGGGCGCGGTTCCCGGTTCGGAGATGTCGGACTGCGAGCGCGTCGAGGAGCGACTCGCGGCGACTCCGGCGATGGACGACGATCGGGTCGACCGCGTCGTGCTCGCCCGGCTGCGGCGGTCGTCGCTCAGCGTGGCCGAGGTGCGCCGACTGCTCCGCGAGCAGGACGTCCCGGCCGAGGACGTCGACGCCTGGATCGATCGCTACGAGCGGCTCGGCTACCTCGACGACCGCTCGTTCGCCGACCAGCTCGCGGCGTCGCTCGTCGAGCGCAAGGGATACGGCGCGGGGGCGGTCCTCGCCGAGCTGCAGCGCCGAGGCATCGAGCCGGGGCTCGCGCGCGAGACCGTCGACGCGCTCGACGGCGACGACGAGCGGTCGCGGGCGATCGAGCTGGCGGCAGAGCGTGCCCGCCGCATGGGGTCGCTCGACCGCATGACCGCGGTGCGCCGGCTCTCCGGCTACCTGCAGCGCCGCGGCTACTCGGGCGACGTCGTCCGCGAGGCGGTGGACGCCGCGCTCGACGGCGCGCACGTCTGA